One Amycolatopsis sp. NBC_00355 genomic window carries:
- a CDS encoding ECF transporter S component, with the protein MTGFLDPPPRAIRLRPRPALVLTVAAVLGLVMFCWPLFAHPAPSASAHTVDAPFVFMATLPVLILVVLAELSRGGIDAKALALLGVLSAVNAGLRPLGAGTGGIELVFFLLVLAGRVFGPGFGFVLGSTSLFTSALLTAGVGPWLPFQMLASSLIGLGAGLLPRARGKAEIALLVVYGVFAAYLFGLLMSLWSWPFLAGSSLGGATAGLGYVPGAPVLDNLHRFAVFTVLTSTLGWDTGRAITNAVAILVLGPAVLAVLRRASRRAAFDAPVSFDQERVNPS; encoded by the coding sequence GTGACCGGTTTCCTCGACCCGCCGCCCCGGGCCATCCGTCTCCGCCCGCGTCCCGCGCTGGTGCTCACCGTGGCGGCGGTGCTCGGCCTTGTCATGTTCTGCTGGCCGCTCTTCGCGCACCCCGCGCCGAGCGCGTCCGCGCACACCGTCGATGCGCCGTTCGTCTTCATGGCGACCCTGCCCGTGCTGATCCTCGTCGTGCTGGCCGAGCTGTCGCGCGGTGGAATCGATGCGAAAGCGCTGGCGCTGCTCGGTGTCCTGTCCGCGGTGAACGCCGGGCTGCGGCCGCTCGGGGCCGGGACCGGGGGGATCGAGCTGGTGTTCTTCCTGCTCGTGCTCGCCGGGCGGGTGTTCGGGCCCGGGTTCGGGTTCGTTCTCGGCTCGACGTCGCTGTTCACCTCGGCGCTGCTGACCGCGGGCGTCGGGCCGTGGTTGCCGTTCCAGATGCTCGCCTCGTCGCTCATCGGGCTCGGGGCCGGGCTGCTGCCGCGCGCCCGCGGGAAGGCGGAAATCGCCCTGCTCGTGGTGTACGGCGTCTTCGCGGCGTACCTCTTCGGGCTGCTGATGAGCCTGTGGTCGTGGCCGTTCCTCGCCGGCTCGTCGCTCGGCGGTGCCACCGCGGGCCTCGGCTACGTGCCCGGCGCGCCGGTGCTGGACAACCTGCACCGGTTCGCCGTCTTCACCGTCCTGACCTCGACGCTCGGCTGGGACACCGGCCGCGCGATCACCAACGCCGTCGCGATCCTCGTGCTGGGGCCGGCGGTCCTGGCCGTCCTGCGTCGCGCGTCGCGGCGGGCGGCCTTC